One genomic window of Anguilla anguilla isolate fAngAng1 chromosome 13, fAngAng1.pri, whole genome shotgun sequence includes the following:
- the ift52 gene encoding intraflagellar transport protein 52 homolog encodes MEKEQRNIVAINASKKELFTANNGYKSFQKRLRAQWKIQSVKDELSVEKLNGVKLWITAGPREKFTAAELEVLKQYLDGGGAILVMLGEGGEMKYDTNINFLLEEFGIMVNSDAVVRNVYYKYFHPKEALVSNGVLNREISRAAGKVVTGVIDDESAGNNAQALTFVYPYGATLSVIKPAVAVLSTGSVCFPLNRPVLAFYQVKEGGRLAVLGSCHMFSDQYLDKEENSKIMDVVFQWLTTDNIHLNQIDAEDPEITDYTMLPDTGCLSDRLRVCLQERDENPRDFTSLFDTSLLKLSTDSLPQVISSYKQLNVKHEPLQLIQPQFETPLPTLQPAVFQPAFRDLPPPTLDLFDLDETFSSEKVRLAQLSNKCTDDDLEFYVRKCGDILGVTGKLDKEQRNAKHILEHIFFQVVEFKKLNQEHDIDTTEAGLSPF; translated from the exons ATGGAGAAAGAACAGCGCAACATCGTAGCTATCAACGCCTCCAAGAAGGAGCTGTTCACGGCCAATAATGGCTATAAATCGTTTCAGAAGAGACTAAGGGCGCAGTGGAAGATTCAGAG cgtTAAAGATGAGCTTTCCGTGGAGAAGCTTAATGGTGTAAAACTGTGGATCACCGCTGGGCCCAGAGAAAAATTCACGGCTGCTGAG CTGGAAGTGTTGAAGCAGTACCTTGATGGAGGAGGAGCTATCCTGGTGATGCTCGGTGAGGGAGGGGAGATGAAGTACGACACCAACATCAACTTCCTTCTTGAGGAGTTTGGCATCATGGTTAACAGTG ATGCTGTGGTGAGGAATGTTTACTACAAATATTTCCATCCAAAAGAAGCATTAGTTTCCAATGGTGTGTTAAACAG AGAGATCAGCCGTGCTGCGGGCAAAGTGGTAACGGGAGTCATTGATGATGAAAGTGCTGGGAACAATGCACA GGCTTTGACCTTTGTGTACCCGTATGGAGCAACCCTGAGCGTGATCAAGCCTGCAGTGGCTGTACTGTCCACCGGCTCTGTGTGTTTCCCTCTCAACCGACCCGTCCTTGCCTTCTATCAGGTCAAG GAGGGGGGGCGCCTGGCAGTGCTGGGTTCTTGCCACATGTTCAGTGACCAGTATCTGGACAAAGAAGAGAACAGCAAAATAATG gATGTCGTCTTTCAGTGGCTTACGACGGATAATATTCACCTGAACCAAATAGATGCAGAGGACCCTGAG ATCACAGACTACACCATGCTACCAGATACGGGTTGCCTCTCTGACCGGCTCCGAGTGTGTTTGCAGGAGAGGGATGAGAACCCGCGAGACTTTACCTCTCTTTTTGATACGTCGCTGCTCAAGCTGTCCACCGACTCATTGCCTCAAGTCATCAG CTCTTACAAGCAGCTGAATGTCAAGCATGAGCCACTGCAGCTGATCCAGCCTCAGTTTGAGACACCACTACCTACATTGCAGCCTGCA GTCTTTCAACCTGCCTTCAGGGacctgccccctcccacacTTGACCTTTTCGACCTTGATGAGACCTTCTCTTCTGAGAAAGTGAGGCTGGCACAGCTTTCCAACAAAT GCACTGACGATGATTTGGAGTTTTATGTGAGGAAGTGCGGGGACATCTTGGGCGTAACTGGGAAACTAGACAAGGAGCAGAGAAATGCCAAACACATCCTGGAGCACATCTTCTTCCAGGTTGTGGAGTTCAAGAAACTCAATCAG GAGCATGACATTGATACAACAGAAGCTGGACTGTCTCCATTCTAA